The genomic interval GGATGATTACATTACAAAGCCTTTTTCCGTTAGAGAACTCAAGACAAGGGTCGACGTTTTTTTTAGGAGATGGGATAAAAAAGCGGGAATCAAACCGAACGTCGGCGCAAGCGGGGAAATTATCCGCGGTTCTCTGAAAATCGATCCTGTTCGAAGAAGAGTCACTCTCAAAGATAACATCGTGAATATTTCCCGGAAAGAGTTTGACATCCTACAATTGATGGCCGCTTCCCCGGGGAAGGTTTTCTCTAGAGAAATGATCTTAGAAGCAGTCTGGGGAATGGAATGGGACGGCTTTGAAAGAATGATAGATTCTCACGTGAAGAGAATTCGTTCTAAACTTGAAAAAAACTCGGCGCAACCGGAATGGATTGAAACGATCTGGGGAATCGGATATCGCTTTACCGACAACTATGATAATATTGTAATCCCAGACTGAAGTAAGTAAAATCAATCTCCCATTGAAGGGAGTGTCCACCGAGAACAATAGTGGGAACTCCTAATAAAAAGCCCGGAATATTTCCGGGCTTTTTATTTTTTTTCGAAGAATTTTCTCTTTCTCCACGCTTCTATTTGCATTCCTTACTTCGTTCACCAAATACTTAAGAAGAATTCTATTTTCAAACCTTCCTAATAAGCGCAATTCGAACTTTGGCACAAGAAGACGTGGGAACTCTCACCTTCGAAAAACTTCCAATAAACAGAGTCTTCTCCTCCAGTAAAAAAAATATTGAAAAAGGAGATTTTTTTCAAATTGGGACGATGCAAAAATACTTTTGAGAACCGTAAGAGGTATGAAGGCGTTATTCTTAAATCAGGATTTTGAAATTCATTCTTCCTTTAATGAAAATTCAGCAGATGTAGTCACATTGCTTGTTCCAAAAAAGTATCTCCAAAGACTCGATGTGAAAGATCGCAAAAAACTTCCGAAAAGGCTTCCTGAACTTCTAAAAAAATACAGTAAATACATCGCCTCTTCGAAACGACTGAATAGAAAAGCCGGAAAGACTCTCTACCAAGCAAACGCCGGGAAGGGAAGAATGAAAAGAATCAACGCAAGAATTCGAACAAGAGATTGGATACTCCTCGGAACCCTTGCCCAAGGACACGGTGTTTCGCGTTGCTACCTTTTCAACTATCTCCTCTGGATCGATGAAGTGGGAGTCGGAAATTCTATTTCAAATGTTTTTAATTCAGGATCTCCCACCTTTCACAAATATTATAAATTCATTCTTCTTCTCGATCTTTCAAAAAATAGAATAATAAAGCGTCTTGAATTTGAACCGAATCCGATTTTCTCCTTTCCTCGAACATAGGAAAAGAATCAATTAATCCTTTCCGATTTTCCATTCTAGTTCAGTGCGGCTCTTTCATAAGAAAAGAATTTTCTTCGAACTCTGAAACGAAAGATTCTTCGGAAAAACTTACGCAAAAAAGGAATATTTCGCGAGGTTTTTAATTTAGATAATTTTATTTTTCAGAGGAGGAATCTCCGGCTCCAATCTAATTGAAATAGGAGGTACCACTTAAAAATGCGAAGGTGATGTCAGCTAATCTGTATGTAATTTTGTAAGACTTGTTTTAGAGATGACCATATATTTCCTAAAGGCAATTCCCAGTCCGTAGGACTTCCCAAGTTAAGAACGCTATATTCGCAAATCCCCTTAGAAAAGAACATTCTCTACAAGAATGTAGGATATCCCCTCTCAACCTTCTCTACAAAGGAAAAATCTAGATCGGTAATGGTTCTCTTAGAATGCGTGGTGATCTCGACGGTAACGGAGTCATACCGAAGCGTAAGATCCGGATGGTGATCCATCTCCTCCGCGATCCCGGCCAACGCATTTACAAATTCAACGGCGGATTTGTAGGACCTGAAACAAAAAATCTTCTCCAAAACCGGAACCTCGTCCCGAAAAGAAATTTTCCAACCGGAAGGAGTTCGTTCCTCGATTCTTTTCAGCTCGGAAGGATCCATAGAAAATTAAAAAACTTTCTTGAGGGTTTGTTTGATTTTCTCCGCGTCATCCACTGCGCCATTCGAAAGAGAACCGGCTCTCGCCATCAAGTTCACCGCCCCATCCATCCTTGCTTTGAGTTCCTCAATCTTCTGAAGTTGCTCGTTCAAAAATGCAATCTTAGAATCCAATTCCATTTCTCTCCTTTCAAGTAAGAGTTTGAAGTTGTCCAGTTCTTGAATTTTCTTCCGAGTTTTCTTGGCTTCTGTATCAACGTCCTTTCTATAATATTTCTCAAGTTCTTTCTCAGCTTGAAGATGCCGTTCTCTTTCTGCCTTGAATTCTTTTTTCATCAACTTCAAGGCCTGGCGATACGCCTTATTGAAGATTCTTTGCTTTTGACGTCTTCTGAGACGAACCAGTTTGCTGATCCAATTCATACGTATGTCCTGATATTTTATGATTCTTATTGAAAAAAAAATTTCACATGAGAATGTCAGAATTCTTATCGGCTTCCAGTTCATCACTCTTGGGCCGAAAATACTCCAAGATTCTATCTTTTCATTCTGAAGACTCGGAAACACAGATCTCCGAAGTTAGATTCTTTCCATCCTTTCCATTAGACCCTAAAATTCGAGAGAAAAACCTGTTCCCAAAAGGACGAAAGTGGTTGATTCCACAGGTATAAAACTTAGAAAAAGAATCCGGGAGGAATCATCCATGACATCCAGAGCGGAAGATTTCAATGAAGAAGTAGAATCACTCAAAGACAAAGCAAAGAGAATCACCGGAAAGGCGCGAGAAGAATATTTAGAGCACGTCTCCGATCTCAAAGAGAAAATCAAACAGATCTCAGGCGACACTTCCGAGAAAGCGAAACAAATTATCGACGAAACCGGAACTTATATCAAAGAAAATCCGCAGAAAGCAACTCTCATCGGACTCGGAGTAGGACTTGGAATCGGGCTCCTCATCGGAATGATGATCCGAAGAAAATAACGAAACGGAAAAGATGGCAAAAAAAAGAAAATCAGATTCCACGACGGAATCATATGACTCCGATTATACGAAAAGAGGAAACGATCTCAAATCGCATTTCCTCTCCCTTGTAGATTCCATCCTGGAATACTTTCAGACCCTCCTTCTCTATGGACAAAAATATTTATTAAGAAGATTTCAGGCGGGAATCCAGGCCTATATCTTCTTAAAGTTGGGCCTCTTCTTTTTAGGGATCGGAGCCGTTTCTTTTTTAGGGGCCTTCTTCTTTTTCTTGTTTAGAATCACGGGAGGAGACATTCTCCTCTCGAGTCTCGGAACCGGAGGAGCCAGTTCTCTCTTCGCATTCGTCTTTCTTTGGCTCGCGGCCTCTTCCTTAAAGATCAAGGATCGAAAATGAAAGAATTTCCGGATTTCAATCCTTTTGAAGGAAGTGACCGATTTCTTGGCAAAGATCCTTCTGAAATGAGTATGGAAGAATTGAAGTTATACCTTCATATTCAGAAACTTAGGGTCCGCCTCGAATTTGAAAAATTTCAATCTTCAATCAACTATACAGGAATGATTGTAGAAGCCCTCGAAAAACTCGGAATGGGAGAGTTCTTACAATCTTTTTTGAAGGTGCCGGATAACGTTTCTCCAAAAGATTGATTTTTGCTGAAGCCGTAAGACTCCAGTCCGGTTTTAACCTTCTCTTCCGCCTTCTTTTAGCATCGAATTCTATCCTTATGGTTTCTTCGGTAACCAACTTATTCTATCCACTCGCAGATTGTAATTTTCCAATCTACATCGTAAAATTCGTTCCTGATTTTCCTTTTAATTCGTATTTTCAAACAAAGGAACTCTACGGGCTGGCTCACTAGGACATTCTAAGGTTAGGATGGATTGGTCTTTTTTAGAAGTATCTATCTATCGCCCGCTTCATAGCGAGTGGATCATCGCAATTCTCAAAAAAGAATCCAAGTAAAGAAAAGGCCATACTGTCTTCTTCTCTTGGAAGTGAATGCACCCATATCAAGCAATTTCAATAGATGCGCTCCTGAGTTGCGTAGAATATATCCTTCCGCAGTTCGATTCGCAATCTTCATTCCATAGAAGTTTTTAAGACGAGTATATGCTGGAATTTTTTTTATAAAATTAAAAATGAATCCGC from Leptospira stimsonii carries:
- a CDS encoding DUF1564 domain-containing protein, with the translated sequence MKALFLNQDFEIHSSFNENSADVVTLLVPKKYLQRLDVKDRKKLPKRLPELLKKYSKYIASSKRLNRKAGKTLYQANAGKGRMKRINARIRTRDWILLGTLAQGHGVSRCYLFNYLLWIDEVGVGNSISNVFNSGSPTFHKYYKFILLLDLSKNRIIKRLEFEPNPIFSFPRT
- a CDS encoding DUF883 family protein, translated to MTSRAEDFNEEVESLKDKAKRITGKAREEYLEHVSDLKEKIKQISGDTSEKAKQIIDETGTYIKENPQKATLIGLGVGLGIGLLIGMMIRRK
- a CDS encoding response regulator transcription factor, with amino-acid sequence MKTILVIEDDPDIGNLIRKSLDSAHYSTTLQTSGEEGLKFYKANHPDMVILDLSLPDIDGIEVCRTVRRNDENTPIFIVTARNEEIDRIMGLELGADDYITKPFSVRELKTRVDVFFRRWDKKAGIKPNVGASGEIIRGSLKIDPVRRRVTLKDNIVNISRKEFDILQLMAASPGKVFSREMILEAVWGMEWDGFERMIDSHVKRIRSKLEKNSAQPEWIETIWGIGYRFTDNYDNIVIPD
- a CDS encoding 4a-hydroxytetrahydrobiopterin dehydratase, with amino-acid sequence MDPSELKRIEERTPSGWKISFRDEVPVLEKIFCFRSYKSAVEFVNALAGIAEEMDHHPDLTLRYDSVTVEITTHSKRTITDLDFSFVEKVERGYPTFL
- a CDS encoding LBF_4227 family protein; translation: MAKKRKSDSTTESYDSDYTKRGNDLKSHFLSLVDSILEYFQTLLLYGQKYLLRRFQAGIQAYIFLKLGLFFLGIGAVSFLGAFFFFLFRITGGDILLSSLGTGGASSLFAFVFLWLAASSLKIKDRK